In a genomic window of Caloramator mitchellensis:
- a CDS encoding proton-conducting transporter membrane subunit, giving the protein MQHYPILSIVVLFLGAFLTVIFGSKNDAVRKFIATISSGISLVLVLLLIKPIMIEGNVINYWLGNWRPVHDWAIGIGLEVDALGLFFGIIVVLTVFLSTLFSYSYIKKDVEKDKYYVLFQMLAGSVLGLVFTGDLFNMFVMIEIMTFAAVGLTAFRNYQEGALEAALKYLVLGSIGSSLVLAGTITIYSQVHTLNMAQISALLFNNLTPSALFAFALLLAGFSLKAFVVPFHPAAPDAYMAAPSSISMAFSGMVNKAGVYAILRLVYVLFHSMDLKSMQMLLIVIGTITMFVGVTMALAQNDFKRLLAFHSISQIGYVITGIGLSTALGLTGGLYHALNHTLFKGLLFLSAGAVFFATGTTDLNKLGGLAKKMPQTAAIFLIGAFSISGLPPFNGFVSKWLIYQATYQANMAIVTIIALLVSVMTLASFIKVAQSVFFGQMPEEFKDVKEVPLSMRIPMWIMAILCIITGIMPQFVTKYLINPAVSAVLNIGNYIDTMMGSGYAQKIIGEPVQIPQVDYTLAGYWNPIAWLVLFGLLLIAVALVALAGGFNHQSIPVEEDNPKYDVFFSGEANEFSHVKGNDLFWGLKHDLRHYFGFMHDAHSGVINDYALWAIFTTSIFIIYIFLLVP; this is encoded by the coding sequence ATGCAACACTATCCTATATTATCTATAGTTGTTTTGTTTTTAGGAGCCTTCCTTACGGTTATCTTTGGTAGTAAAAATGATGCTGTAAGAAAGTTCATAGCTACAATATCATCAGGGATTTCGCTTGTTTTGGTTCTGCTTCTAATAAAGCCAATAATGATTGAAGGAAATGTTATTAATTACTGGTTAGGAAACTGGAGGCCTGTTCATGACTGGGCAATAGGAATAGGACTTGAAGTTGATGCTCTTGGATTATTCTTTGGGATAATAGTAGTTTTAACTGTTTTCCTTTCAACATTGTTTTCATATAGTTATATTAAAAAAGATGTTGAAAAGGATAAATACTATGTATTATTTCAGATGCTTGCAGGTTCTGTTTTGGGCTTAGTATTTACAGGCGACCTTTTTAACATGTTTGTTATGATTGAAATAATGACATTTGCAGCAGTGGGCTTAACTGCATTTAGAAATTACCAAGAAGGTGCACTAGAGGCTGCGCTTAAATACCTTGTGTTAGGTTCAATTGGTTCTTCATTGGTATTAGCAGGGACTATAACAATATATTCACAAGTTCACACTTTAAATATGGCACAAATTTCAGCGCTGTTATTTAACAATCTAACACCTTCAGCCCTATTTGCTTTTGCTCTACTTCTAGCTGGATTCTCTTTAAAAGCCTTTGTTGTTCCATTCCATCCGGCAGCACCTGATGCGTATATGGCTGCTCCATCGTCAATATCAATGGCTTTTTCTGGAATGGTTAATAAAGCAGGGGTATATGCTATATTAAGATTGGTATACGTTCTTTTCCATAGTATGGATTTAAAATCAATGCAAATGCTATTAATAGTGATAGGAACAATAACTATGTTTGTTGGCGTTACTATGGCTCTTGCACAGAATGATTTTAAAAGACTACTTGCATTCCATAGTATATCACAGATAGGGTATGTTATAACTGGAATTGGTCTCTCAACTGCTTTAGGATTAACAGGAGGTCTATACCACGCGTTAAATCATACATTATTTAAAGGTTTATTGTTCTTAAGTGCTGGAGCGGTATTCTTTGCAACAGGAACAACTGATTTAAACAAACTTGGTGGACTCGCAAAGAAAATGCCACAGACCGCAGCGATATTCCTTATAGGAGCATTCTCAATAAGTGGTCTGCCACCATTCAATGGGTTTGTTTCAAAGTGGTTAATTTATCAAGCAACTTATCAAGCGAATATGGCAATCGTAACTATAATAGCTTTATTAGTCAGCGTAATGACTTTAGCTTCATTTATCAAGGTTGCACAATCTGTATTCTTTGGACAGATGCCTGAAGAATTTAAGGATGTAAAGGAAGTTCCTTTATCAATGAGAATTCCAATGTGGATAATGGCTATTCTATGTATAATAACAGGTATAATGCCACAATTTGTAACTAAATATTTAATTAACCCAGCAGTATCAGCTGTATTAAATATAGGCAATTATATAGATACAATGATGGGTAGTGGCTATGCACAAAAAATAATAGGCGAACCAGTTCAAATCCCACAGGTAGATTATACTCTTGCAGGATACTGGAATCCAATTGCCTGGTTAGTTTTATTCGGACTTTTACTGATTGCAGTTGCCCTTGTTGCACTTGCAGGTGGATTTAATCATCAATCAATTCCGGTAGAAGAAGATAATCCTAAATATGATGTATTCTTCAGTGGAGAAGCTAATGAATTTTCACATGTAAAGGGTAATGACCTTTTCTGGGGATTAAAGCATGATTTAAGACATTACTTTGGCTTTATGCATGATGCACACAGCGGAGTAATTAATGATTATGCTTTATGGGCAATATTCACTACATCAATATTTATAATTTATATCTTCTTACTTGTTCCATAA
- a CDS encoding sodium:proton antiporter, giving the protein MNYITCIVLIVLGFYVILSKKNILKIIIGMGLIDYGINLLIISIGFNPGGTAPIFTFSELKPDSFFVDPVPQALTLTSIVIGACVTAMALSLVIKIKEKYGTLDADKVRRLNG; this is encoded by the coding sequence ATGAATTATATAACTTGCATAGTTTTAATTGTTTTAGGATTTTATGTAATTCTTTCTAAAAAAAATATATTAAAGATTATAATCGGTATGGGTCTTATCGATTATGGAATAAACCTTTTGATTATAAGCATAGGTTTTAATCCCGGAGGAACTGCTCCAATATTTACATTCAGCGAATTAAAGCCTGATTCATTCTTTGTTGACCCTGTTCCACAGGCTCTAACCCTTACTTCAATTGTTATAGGAGCCTGTGTAACTGCGATGGCACTTTCATTAGTTATTAAAATTAAAGAAAAATATGGAACTCTTGATGCTGATAAAGTAAGGAGGTTGAATGGGTAA
- a CDS encoding MnhB domain-containing protein, whose translation MKAKTKGTVKDLIIKTAADVFTPIALVFGFYVITHGHLSPGGGFQGGVLVAAAVILIYLGYGYSEVSKKFNMDFIKKNEALGAILFTVFGLCGLFYGSVFFANVFTGIGNPGDLISAGTIMFMNNSVGYKVLTGVGFLILLMIGLLAPDSEK comes from the coding sequence ATGAAGGCTAAAACAAAGGGAACTGTTAAGGATTTAATAATTAAAACAGCCGCAGACGTTTTTACGCCAATTGCACTTGTTTTTGGGTTCTATGTAATAACGCATGGTCACTTAAGCCCAGGTGGAGGATTCCAGGGTGGTGTTTTAGTTGCAGCTGCTGTTATTTTGATATATTTAGGTTATGGGTATAGTGAAGTTTCAAAGAAATTTAATATGGACTTTATAAAGAAAAACGAGGCACTTGGAGCTATATTATTTACAGTATTTGGTCTTTGTGGTTTATTCTATGGCTCAGTTTTCTTTGCAAATGTATTTACAGGGATAGGAAATCCAGGGGATCTAATAAGTGCCGGAACAATAATGTTTATGAATAATTCAGTTGGCTATAAGGTTTTAACAGGTGTTGGCTTTTTAATTCTTCTTATGATAGGTCTTTTGGCTCCAGATAGTGAAAAGTGA
- a CDS encoding Na(+)/H(+) antiporter subunit B encodes MNSIVILNSLILIGIIISAILTVKFDNLLSSIIALGITGAFVALEFILLHAPDVAIAEAAVGAVLSPVIFIITLKKVKEGKER; translated from the coding sequence ATGAATAGTATTGTTATTTTAAATAGCTTGATTTTGATTGGTATTATTATATCTGCTATTTTGACTGTAAAATTCGATAATTTGCTTTCGTCTATAATTGCGTTAGGGATTACAGGAGCATTTGTGGCACTTGAGTTTATACTATTGCATGCACCTGATGTAGCTATTGCTGAAGCAGCAGTTGGTGCGGTATTATCACCAGTAATATTTATAATTACCCTCAAAAAAGTAAAGGAGGGCAAGGAAAGATGA
- the mnhG gene encoding monovalent cation/H(+) antiporter subunit G has translation MIRIVIDIFLVLGCFFAFAGVVGMIRMPDSFSRMQSSTNIATFGVIWTCIGAAIYAFTNGNTALGTKAILIGVFIVLTTAVAGHAIMKAGYIHGIKPDNMVVDEYGRDNPNE, from the coding sequence ATGATAAGAATAGTTATTGATATATTCCTTGTTTTAGGTTGCTTTTTTGCATTTGCTGGAGTAGTTGGCATGATTAGAATGCCAGATTCATTTTCAAGAATGCAGTCAAGCACAAACATTGCTACTTTTGGTGTTATTTGGACTTGCATTGGAGCGGCAATATATGCCTTTACAAATGGCAATACAGCACTCGGGACAAAGGCAATTTTAATAGGTGTGTTTATAGTTTTAACTACAGCTGTTGCTGGACATGCTATCATGAAGGCAGGATATATTCATGGAATAAAGCCTGACAATATGGTTGTTGATGAATACGGGAGGGATAATCCTAATGAATAG
- a CDS encoding monovalent cation/H+ antiporter complex subunit F has product MIEFVYVGIFYAILAIILLFRVLKGPSVVDRAVAGDSIDILTAVALISFAVFSNRSIYLDIALVIAILGFIGTVLIARYLEGRL; this is encoded by the coding sequence GTGATAGAGTTTGTTTATGTAGGTATATTTTATGCTATTTTAGCGATTATATTGCTTTTTAGAGTTTTAAAGGGACCTAGCGTTGTTGATAGAGCAGTTGCAGGAGATAGCATTGACATATTAACAGCTGTAGCACTTATTTCATTTGCAGTATTTAGCAACAGAAGTATCTATCTCGATATAGCCTTAGTAATTGCTATATTAGGGTTTATAGGAACTGTTCTGATAGCAAGATATTTGGAGGGAAGACTATGA
- a CDS encoding Na+/H+ antiporter subunit E, whose product MQNKALSVFSTFVLCFVMWILFTLTFTPQELIAGAVVSLLVALFTAKYLIHEDAIHLFKPSNLINLIIYVLFVFPIELWKANVDVAKRALNPKLPINPGIVKVPVDLKSEYGLAMLANSITLTPGTITMEIIEEKGQHFFYIHWIDVASRNSKEAGEMIKGKLESWIRRIWK is encoded by the coding sequence ATGCAAAATAAAGCTTTATCTGTATTTTCAACATTCGTATTATGTTTTGTAATGTGGATTTTGTTTACTCTTACATTTACTCCACAGGAGCTTATAGCAGGAGCGGTTGTGTCTTTATTAGTAGCATTATTTACTGCAAAATATTTAATTCATGAAGACGCAATACACTTATTTAAACCAAGCAACTTGATTAATTTAATCATTTATGTATTGTTTGTATTTCCAATAGAACTTTGGAAGGCAAACGTTGATGTAGCTAAGAGAGCTCTTAATCCAAAACTTCCAATCAATCCAGGTATAGTAAAGGTTCCTGTAGATTTAAAGTCGGAGTATGGACTTGCTATGCTCGCTAATTCTATTACATTAACTCCAGGAACTATAACTATGGAAATAATTGAAGAAAAGGGTCAACACTTTTTCTATATTCACTGGATAGATGTAGCTTCAAGAAATAGCAAAGAAGCTGGCGAAATGATAAAAGGAAAATTAGAAAGCTGGATAAGGAGGATTTGGAAGTGA
- the hypB gene encoding hydrogenase nickel incorporation protein HypB — MEIKVVKQIMEWNEDVSNEVKQELGDKKVFMVNIMGSPGAGKTSVIIEIIKSLSKDYKIAVIEGDITGQIDAEKISELGIPVVQLNTDGACHIEAMSIKNILNYFNLNDIDVLLIENIGNLVCPAEFNLGEDLKVAILSVPEGDDKVQKYPLMFSVANALIINKYDMKDYFEFDYDKVVEYSKGLNPEINVFQFSSRKPFDNAKFYEFLRSNIQEKFRG; from the coding sequence GTGGAAATTAAAGTAGTTAAGCAGATAATGGAGTGGAATGAGGACGTAAGCAATGAAGTAAAACAAGAATTAGGTGACAAAAAAGTGTTTATGGTAAATATAATGGGTTCTCCTGGTGCAGGTAAAACAAGCGTTATAATAGAAATAATCAAGTCTCTTTCAAAGGACTATAAAATAGCAGTTATTGAAGGAGATATAACAGGTCAAATCGATGCTGAAAAAATAAGTGAACTTGGGATTCCAGTTGTTCAGCTTAATACCGATGGTGCTTGCCATATTGAAGCAATGTCTATAAAAAATATATTAAATTACTTTAATCTAAATGATATCGATGTGTTACTAATTGAGAATATAGGAAATCTTGTTTGTCCTGCAGAGTTTAACCTAGGTGAAGACTTAAAAGTAGCAATCCTAAGCGTTCCAGAGGGAGATGACAAAGTTCAGAAATATCCTTTAATGTTCTCAGTTGCGAATGCACTGATTATAAATAAATACGACATGAAGGATTATTTTGAATTTGACTATGATAAGGTTGTTGAATATTCAAAGGGTTTAAATCCTGAAATTAATGTTTTTCAGTTCTCATCAAGAAAACCCTTTGATAATGCTAAATTCTATGAATTTTTAAGAAGCAACATTCAGGAAAAATTTAGAGGATAG
- the hypA gene encoding hydrogenase maturation nickel metallochaperone HypA, protein MHELAITEGIIKIAIDAAKQNSANKILNIKIKCGDFSGVVPQLIHEYFDIVSKETLAEGAKLLVERIPISIICNDCNTENVIEKSNIKCPNCGSFNYRIIGGKEFFIDSVEVE, encoded by the coding sequence ATGCACGAGTTGGCTATAACTGAAGGTATTATTAAAATTGCCATTGATGCGGCGAAACAAAATAGCGCTAATAAAATTTTAAATATCAAAATCAAATGCGGGGATTTTTCGGGGGTCGTTCCCCAATTAATTCATGAATATTTTGATATCGTATCCAAGGAGACTTTAGCTGAAGGCGCTAAACTTTTAGTTGAAAGAATACCTATATCAATCATTTGCAATGATTGTAACACTGAAAATGTTATTGAAAAGAGCAACATCAAATGTCCTAATTGTGGTAGTTTCAATTACAGGATAATTGGCGGCAAGGAATTTTTTATAGACTCAGTGGAGGTGGAATAG
- a CDS encoding nickel-dependent hydrogenase large subunit, which translates to MSYVIPIGPYHPSLEEPIHAKLYTEGEIIKDAEVFIGYNHRGIEKLATEKNFIQTLVLVERVCGICSHSHPFAYAQAIENIAQIEVPKRGQYIRNVIAELERIHSHYLWLGIAAHLVGYDSLFMHIWNVREKVMDILEAISGNRVNYGMVIIGGARRDINDELRKNILEILKDFKAEHEKIKQIVVNDKTLAMRTKGVGVLPKDVAIQLGTIGPHARASGIKVDVRKDAPYSSYEDFEFDVPVVEDGDVFARVLIRALEVDESIKIITQALENLPEGPINQGMKLPRVPAGEFTQRIEAPRGQLIHYAVTDGGQTNYRLSIHVPTYKTAPTVPYMLRNNTVADAGLIIASIDPCFSCLDR; encoded by the coding sequence ATGAGTTATGTAATTCCAATAGGTCCTTATCATCCATCATTAGAGGAACCTATTCATGCTAAATTGTATACTGAAGGCGAAATAATTAAAGATGCTGAAGTCTTTATAGGTTATAACCATAGAGGTATTGAAAAATTAGCAACTGAAAAGAACTTTATACAAACACTTGTTTTAGTAGAAAGAGTTTGTGGTATTTGTTCACACTCGCATCCATTTGCTTATGCACAGGCCATAGAAAACATAGCACAAATAGAGGTTCCTAAAAGAGGACAATATATAAGAAATGTAATAGCTGAACTTGAAAGAATACATTCACACTATCTATGGTTAGGAATTGCGGCTCATTTAGTTGGCTATGACAGTTTATTTATGCACATATGGAATGTTAGAGAAAAGGTTATGGATATTCTCGAGGCCATTTCAGGAAATAGAGTAAATTACGGAATGGTTATTATAGGTGGTGCAAGAAGAGATATAAACGATGAATTAAGAAAAAACATATTAGAAATATTGAAGGATTTTAAAGCTGAACACGAAAAGATAAAGCAAATAGTTGTAAATGATAAAACACTTGCAATGAGAACTAAGGGTGTAGGAGTGCTTCCTAAGGATGTTGCAATTCAATTAGGAACGATAGGACCTCATGCAAGAGCATCAGGAATTAAAGTTGATGTTAGAAAGGATGCTCCATATTCCTCATATGAAGATTTTGAATTTGATGTTCCCGTTGTTGAAGATGGAGATGTATTTGCAAGAGTATTGATAAGAGCGTTAGAAGTAGATGAAAGCATAAAAATTATTACACAAGCGCTTGAAAACCTACCTGAGGGTCCTATAAATCAGGGGATGAAGCTGCCAAGGGTTCCTGCTGGCGAATTTACTCAAAGAATTGAAGCACCAAGAGGACAATTAATACACTATGCTGTAACTGATGGTGGTCAAACTAACTATAGATTAAGCATACATGTTCCAACGTATAAAACAGCGCCTACAGTTCCATATATGTTGAGAAACAATACAGTAGCAGATGCTGGACTAATTATTGCAAGCATAGACCCATGCTTCTCTTGTTTGGATAGGTAG
- a CDS encoding NADH-quinone oxidoreductase subunit C, producing the protein MQNFKSFEITKEEIVPLAERMKKEGRRLLMIHGFVDKEGNIVVNYQYDLGETVESYTIKGVNDLPTISHIYDVAAAWPEEEIHELLGVNFEGLKMRGRLFLPDTMLDGKGQIIVTPLNELRKKTKVEKE; encoded by the coding sequence ATGCAAAATTTTAAATCCTTTGAAATAACAAAGGAAGAGATAGTTCCATTAGCAGAAAGAATGAAAAAAGAAGGAAGAAGACTCTTGATGATTCACGGATTCGTTGACAAGGAAGGAAATATAGTAGTAAATTACCAGTATGATTTAGGAGAAACAGTTGAATCCTACACTATTAAAGGAGTTAATGATTTGCCTACTATATCACACATCTATGATGTAGCTGCTGCCTGGCCAGAGGAAGAAATACACGAGCTTTTAGGAGTTAATTTTGAAGGGCTAAAAATGAGGGGCAGATTATTCCTACCTGATACTATGCTCGATGGAAAAGGTCAAATAATTGTTACTCCATTAAACGAGTTAAGAAAAAAGACAAAGGTAGAAAAGGAGTGA
- the hypE gene encoding hydrogenase expression/formation protein HypE: protein MDDIITLDYGSGGKKTSQLIDELILKNFNNSQLLKLMDGAILPIQGHIAFSTDSFVVAPYFFPGGDIGKLSVCGTVNDLLMCGAIPKYLSLSLIIEEGFKTNDLSKILLSIRNTAIECGVNVVTGDTKVVEKGKGDGIYINTAGIGVIETEHYGKDKIEEGDAVIITGFVGDHGIAVMSARNNFFVETDIISDCMPLINIAKIIFKYGTKVKIMRDPTRGGLATTLNEFVEDTDFSIELNEKEIPIRDNVHYACEILGIDPLYSANEGKIVIIAADEIKQQLLNDLKELEEGKNAAIIGKVTKNHKGLVVLKTPIGGSRILTKLTGAQLPRIC, encoded by the coding sequence ATGGACGATATTATAACCCTGGATTACGGCAGTGGCGGCAAAAAGACATCTCAATTAATCGATGAGCTTATATTAAAAAATTTTAATAATAGTCAATTGTTAAAACTTATGGATGGCGCAATTTTGCCTATCCAAGGCCATATTGCATTTTCAACTGATAGTTTTGTAGTAGCTCCCTACTTTTTCCCTGGAGGGGATATAGGTAAATTATCAGTTTGTGGAACTGTAAACGACCTTTTGATGTGTGGTGCAATCCCTAAATATCTGAGCTTAAGTTTAATTATAGAAGAAGGATTCAAAACAAACGATTTGAGCAAAATATTGTTATCTATTAGAAATACTGCAATAGAATGTGGTGTAAATGTAGTCACAGGTGATACTAAAGTGGTTGAGAAAGGCAAAGGTGATGGAATTTACATTAATACTGCGGGAATTGGAGTAATTGAAACTGAGCATTATGGAAAAGATAAAATAGAAGAAGGGGATGCTGTAATAATTACAGGTTTTGTAGGAGATCATGGTATTGCTGTTATGTCTGCAAGAAATAATTTTTTCGTTGAAACAGATATTATTTCAGATTGCATGCCCCTTATAAATATAGCTAAGATTATATTTAAATATGGAACCAAGGTAAAAATAATGAGGGATCCAACTAGAGGAGGTCTAGCTACGACATTAAATGAATTTGTCGAGGATACAGATTTTTCAATAGAGCTTAATGAAAAAGAAATACCTATTAGGGACAATGTTCATTATGCGTGTGAAATATTAGGAATTGACCCTTTGTATAGCGCTAATGAAGGTAAAATAGTAATTATTGCAGCAGATGAAATTAAGCAACAGTTACTTAACGATTTAAAAGAACTAGAAGAGGGGAAAAACGCAGCAATTATCGGAAAAGTTACAAAAAATCATAAAGGTTTAGTTGTTTTAAAAACTCCTATTGGAGGTTCAAGGATATTAACCAAATTAACTGGGGCTCAATTACCAAGGATATGTTAA
- the hypD gene encoding hydrogenase formation protein HypD, protein MQLKFKDYDKMSNIVNYLRNYNGPAVKIMEVCGTHTMSIARSGIRTLLSEKIKLISGPGCPVCVTAINRIDEIFELAKRHDTIIATFGDMLKVPGSKAGFNLSMLKSQGANIQIVYSAMDALNLAMNNKENEIIFLGIGFETTAPGTAVAIKEAAVKCIENFSVFSMHKYVEPALRALIESDDFDIDGFLCPGHVSTILGIRGFEFLVEEYKIPSVITGFEAEDILVAIYKILNQITGDNPSIENEYLRIVSYEGNKLAQNMLNEVFYPDDDLWRGIGVINKSGMAIRNKYSKFDAVKKFNINLDFVDKSTACKCGEIIKGKIQPDECKLFAINCTPENPIGPCMVSSEGACAAFYKYLRF, encoded by the coding sequence ATGCAGCTAAAATTCAAGGATTATGATAAGATGTCAAATATAGTAAATTATTTAAGAAATTATAATGGTCCTGCGGTGAAAATTATGGAAGTATGCGGGACTCATACAATGTCGATTGCAAGAAGCGGAATAAGAACGCTTTTATCAGAAAAGATTAAGTTGATTTCTGGACCAGGATGTCCGGTTTGTGTAACGGCAATAAACAGAATTGATGAAATATTTGAACTTGCAAAGAGACATGATACAATAATTGCTACATTTGGGGATATGTTAAAGGTTCCTGGAAGCAAAGCGGGCTTTAATTTGTCTATGCTCAAATCCCAGGGTGCAAATATACAGATAGTATATTCAGCTATGGATGCATTGAATTTAGCAATGAATAACAAAGAAAACGAAATAATATTTTTGGGTATAGGATTTGAGACTACAGCTCCTGGAACTGCAGTGGCGATAAAAGAAGCAGCAGTAAAGTGCATTGAAAATTTTTCAGTATTTTCAATGCACAAGTATGTTGAACCAGCTCTTAGGGCTTTAATTGAATCAGATGATTTTGATATAGATGGATTTTTGTGTCCAGGTCATGTTTCAACTATACTTGGAATAAGAGGATTTGAATTTTTAGTTGAAGAATACAAGATACCTTCAGTTATAACTGGTTTTGAAGCTGAGGATATATTAGTTGCTATATATAAAATACTAAACCAAATTACAGGGGATAACCCTAGTATAGAAAATGAATATCTAAGAATTGTAAGTTATGAAGGTAATAAATTGGCACAAAATATGTTAAATGAAGTTTTTTATCCAGATGACGATCTTTGGAGGGGTATTGGTGTTATAAATAAAAGTGGGATGGCAATTAGAAATAAATATTCTAAATTTGATGCAGTTAAGAAATTTAATATTAATCTTGATTTCGTAGATAAATCGACTGCATGCAAATGTGGGGAAATTATCAAGGGAAAAATACAGCCCGATGAATGCAAATTGTTTGCAATTAATTGCACACCTGAAAATCCGATTGGACCCTGCATGGTTTCAAGCGAAGGCGCATGTGCAGCATTCTACAAATATTTGAGATTCTGA
- a CDS encoding HypC/HybG/HupF family hydrogenase formation chaperone, with protein sequence MCLAVPLRIVEVNGNDAIAEHDGVKMKIRVDFIKDVHIGDYVYVHAGFAINKLDEKLAKENLELFKEVADAAKIQGL encoded by the coding sequence TTGTGTTTAGCAGTTCCTTTAAGAATTGTTGAAGTCAACGGCAATGATGCGATTGCCGAACACGATGGTGTGAAAATGAAGATAAGAGTTGATTTTATTAAAGATGTGCACATTGGAGACTATGTTTATGTCCATGCTGGGTTTGCCATTAATAAGTTAGATGAAAAACTTGCAAAGGAAAATTTAGAGCTTTTTAAGGAGGTTGCAGATGCAGCTAAAATTCAAGGATTATGA